The Gemmatimonadaceae bacterium genome includes a region encoding these proteins:
- a CDS encoding GNAT family N-acetyltransferase, which produces MPASPRELMRMHVEALFTHDGAGDLVSVNEPTVGDTPAPRFFLGVTEDGCLLRFRNDLSAALRAELIVGAREEHAGVAIPPVATRYEDIVGRDAPANKTWAGPAFTFPARLPAVFGTTLIDASTASLLEPLLSPWIPDVSACQPMVVMVVGGKAVSICASVRITDDAHEAGVDTAPLHRGRGYAAQVVATWANVVRETGRVPFYSTSWRNAASRSVARKLSLIHFGNDLHIT; this is translated from the coding sequence ATGCCGGCATCGCCACGTGAGTTGATGCGCATGCATGTCGAGGCACTCTTCACCCATGACGGTGCCGGTGATCTCGTGAGCGTGAACGAGCCGACGGTCGGTGACACGCCTGCGCCGCGTTTCTTCCTCGGTGTAACGGAGGATGGATGCCTGTTGCGCTTCCGCAATGACCTGAGCGCCGCGTTGCGCGCCGAATTGATTGTGGGAGCGCGAGAGGAGCACGCTGGCGTTGCAATCCCGCCGGTCGCTACGAGATACGAGGACATCGTTGGTCGCGACGCACCCGCGAACAAGACATGGGCTGGTCCGGCCTTTACGTTCCCCGCTCGACTCCCGGCAGTATTCGGGACGACGTTGATCGACGCATCGACTGCGTCGCTCCTCGAGCCGTTGCTCTCGCCGTGGATCCCTGACGTGTCGGCCTGCCAACCGATGGTCGTGATGGTCGTCGGTGGCAAAGCGGTGTCGATTTGCGCGAGCGTCCGGATCACCGACGACGCGCACGAGGCGGGCGTCGACACGGCTCCGCTGCATCGAGGCCGCGGCTACGCGGCGCAAGTCGTCGCTACGTGGGCGAACGTGGTGCGCGAGACGGGCCGAGTTCCGTTCTACAGCACGTCGTGGAGGAACGCGGCATCGCGGTCGGTCGCGCGCAAGCTATCGTTGATCCACTTCGGCAACGACCTGCATATCACGTGA
- a CDS encoding ferritin-like domain-containing protein — protein MRTSTEWLRYFESNAGQLLDIPWERVAELTPDEIIAVGPSIAEFQRGESGEGRHLIRYAQKYAERTGDRDYAAAIILFIREEQRHARDLRRVLELHRIPLARASFADAVFRRLRNIFGTLEISIGVLITAELMAQVYYDALRQATRSQILQRLCEQILSDEARHVEFQAERLGILRAHRGSRLYMMTMAFQRILFWATSFVVWLAHRRVFDRGGLGFGRFQTEAWRCFEAAFAISANVRHACRTSVILTSGAPSLRSG, from the coding sequence ATGCGCACGTCGACGGAATGGCTTCGATACTTCGAGAGCAACGCGGGGCAGCTACTCGACATCCCCTGGGAGCGAGTTGCGGAGCTGACGCCGGACGAGATCATCGCTGTTGGCCCCTCGATCGCGGAATTCCAGCGCGGCGAGAGCGGGGAAGGTCGTCATCTCATTCGCTACGCCCAGAAGTATGCGGAGCGAACGGGCGATCGCGACTACGCCGCCGCAATCATACTCTTCATTCGCGAGGAACAACGACACGCGCGCGATCTACGCCGCGTTCTCGAGCTCCATCGCATTCCACTCGCCCGCGCGAGCTTCGCCGACGCGGTGTTCCGGCGCCTCCGCAACATCTTCGGCACGCTCGAGATCTCGATTGGCGTGCTCATTACCGCCGAGTTGATGGCGCAGGTGTATTACGACGCACTGCGCCAAGCGACACGGTCACAGATTCTCCAGCGCCTCTGTGAGCAGATACTCAGTGATGAAGCCCGACATGTCGAGTTTCAGGCGGAGCGGCTCGGCATTCTGCGAGCGCATCGCGGCTCGCGCCTCTACATGATGACGATGGCGTTCCAGCGAATTCTGTTTTGGGCAACGAGCTTCGTCGTCTGGCTCGCCCATCGGAGGGTATTCGATCGAGGCGGACTCGGGTTCGGACGCTTCCAGACGGAAGCGTGGCGCTGCTTCGAGGCGGCGTTCGCCATCAGCGCGAACGTTAGGCACGCCTGCCGCACAAGTGTCATCCTGACGAGCGGAGCGCCTTCCCTTCGCTCAGGATGA
- a CDS encoding MaoC family dehydratase codes for MTTEVRSKPVVGEKASRTLTLTEHHVRTFAELTGDYNPLHFDADFAKRTRFGGLVVQGGLTTGLLHALVAMDLPGPGSVFLSQQWKFTAPVYIGDTITAEAEVMSVHETKPVTQLRIVVTRQTGETVLEGEAWCYTMRPTST; via the coding sequence ATGACGACTGAGGTCAGGAGCAAACCCGTGGTCGGCGAGAAAGCGAGCCGCACGCTCACGCTCACCGAACATCACGTGCGGACTTTCGCCGAGCTCACGGGCGATTACAATCCGCTCCACTTCGACGCCGACTTCGCGAAGCGCACGCGTTTTGGCGGCCTCGTGGTCCAGGGTGGACTGACGACGGGTCTCCTCCACGCGCTTGTCGCGATGGACCTGCCGGGACCAGGATCGGTCTTTCTCAGCCAGCAATGGAAATTCACGGCTCCGGTCTACATCGGAGACACCATCACCGCGGAAGCCGAGGTGATGAGTGTCCACGAAACCAAGCCCGTAACCCAGCTCCGCATCGTCGTCACGCGACAGACCGGTGAGACGGTGCTCGAAGGCGAGGCCTGGTGCTACACGATGCGCCCTACTTCGACGTGA
- a CDS encoding OmpA family protein gives MATLLDTLTTLVTPATGQLADRLGESEATVSSALPSTFASVLGGLVTKAKDPGSFRQVFDLITSRPAGSDLPADAASVLGSFIAGGGAAATGTKFLNQVFGGQTNAVANLLNRVNGFKNASSASTLLTLAAPLVLGVLGKRVRDDHLDSSGLANVFTGEKDSIFAAMPAGLSSLISSTAAPPSFVETPEWNRDTTTPRQFADRHESEGRKWVWPVIGLATLALVWLAISHKNTRMPVGTAVVDTSYHVGTVPSTSGGEVSTPFENTGAFTKQALPNGVLIRVPLNGTESKLVGFIDDPSRQVDKTTWFELDRVNFAPNSANILPESQEQLANLVAILKAFPNAHVKVGGYTDNVGNAKTNFRLSQKRADAVKRSLLHQGIAVNRVQSEGYGEAHAIGDNSTEPGRAQNRRIALLVTSK, from the coding sequence ATGGCCACGTTGTTGGATACACTGACTACTCTCGTGACGCCGGCGACCGGGCAGCTCGCCGACCGGCTAGGGGAGTCGGAGGCCACGGTCTCGAGTGCGCTTCCCAGTACCTTCGCGTCGGTCCTCGGAGGACTCGTCACGAAAGCGAAAGACCCGGGCTCGTTCCGTCAGGTGTTCGACCTGATCACGAGCCGTCCCGCTGGTTCCGATCTGCCCGCCGATGCCGCGAGCGTGCTGGGCTCGTTCATCGCCGGCGGCGGTGCGGCGGCAACTGGTACGAAATTCCTCAACCAGGTGTTCGGTGGCCAGACGAACGCTGTTGCGAACTTGCTCAACCGCGTGAACGGCTTCAAGAACGCCTCGTCGGCGTCGACGTTGCTCACGCTCGCGGCTCCGCTCGTTCTCGGCGTCCTCGGAAAGCGCGTCCGGGACGACCATCTGGATTCGAGCGGTCTCGCGAACGTGTTCACGGGCGAGAAGGACAGTATCTTCGCCGCGATGCCGGCGGGATTGTCGAGTCTCATCTCGAGCACCGCGGCACCGCCGTCGTTCGTCGAGACGCCGGAGTGGAATCGCGACACGACCACGCCGCGGCAGTTCGCCGATCGGCACGAGTCCGAAGGCCGGAAGTGGGTGTGGCCGGTCATTGGCCTGGCGACGCTTGCGCTCGTGTGGCTCGCGATCTCGCACAAGAACACGCGCATGCCGGTGGGCACGGCGGTGGTCGATACGTCGTACCACGTTGGCACGGTGCCGTCGACGTCGGGCGGCGAAGTGAGCACGCCCTTCGAGAACACGGGCGCCTTCACGAAGCAAGCGTTGCCGAACGGCGTCTTGATTCGCGTTCCGCTCAATGGCACCGAATCGAAGCTCGTCGGCTTCATCGATGATCCGTCGCGCCAGGTTGACAAGACAACCTGGTTCGAGCTCGATCGCGTGAACTTCGCGCCCAACTCGGCCAACATCCTTCCCGAATCGCAGGAGCAGCTCGCCAACCTCGTCGCGATTCTCAAGGCGTTTCCGAATGCTCACGTGAAAGTCGGTGGCTACACCGATAATGTCGGTAACGCGAAGACGAATTTTCGGCTGTCGCAGAAACGCGCCGATGCCGTGAAGCGATCGCTCCTGCATCAGGGCATTGCCGTGAATCGCGTGCAGTCGGAGGGATATGGCGAGGCTCACGCCATCGGCGACAATTCAACCGAGCCCGGGCGCGCGCAGAATCGGCGGATCGCCCTTCTCGTCACGTCGAAGTAG
- a CDS encoding STAS domain-containing protein has protein sequence MGFSVTRLDDRVIIHVPEWLITANKGVLRQLALDALDEGGRRFTVDLVDTTYIDSSGLGTLVGISKKIHEQQGNIRLVHLSDDISTLFRLTKLDAYFDGLGGGPSAA, from the coding sequence ATGGGCTTCTCGGTCACCCGGCTCGACGACAGAGTGATCATTCACGTGCCCGAGTGGCTCATCACCGCCAACAAGGGCGTGCTGCGTCAGCTGGCGCTCGATGCGCTGGACGAGGGTGGGCGCCGATTCACGGTCGATCTCGTGGACACGACCTATATCGACAGCTCTGGATTGGGCACGCTGGTCGGCATCTCCAAGAAGATTCATGAACAGCAGGGGAACATCCGCCTGGTGCATCTCAGCGACGACATCAGTACGCTCTTCCGCCTCACCAAGCTCGACGCGTACTTCGATGGGCTCGGCGGCGGACCGTCCGCCGCGTGA
- a CDS encoding APC family permease, giving the protein MTSRVPNEPTATVPRGAGIEPPAPGEHGQLPRRFGLVSATALNMTNMIGVGPFITIPLLMSALGGPQAMLGWIVALVIVICDGMVWSELGAAMPGSGGSFHYLREAFGRARVGRLMAFLFVWQFVLSGPLEIASGYIGFADYASFIWNGLTRTGVIVLVSVIGVINVALLYRRIHSIVRITVSLWVGTLVTVLAVIVTGATHFNPRVAFDFPPGAFTFSLGFFLGLGAASRIGIYDYLGYYDVCYIGDEVRDPGRVIPRSILISTAAVALIYLGINLSIVGVVPWRDFVPASAHPESNFVVSVFMQRIYGSRVATLFTLLVLWTAFGSVFALLLGYSRIPFAAAESGYFFRVFGRLHPTKQFPYVSLLVLGAISILAGFFALGTVIDALIVTRILVQFMGQVVGLMLLRRQAPELPRPYRMWLYPLPALVALLGWIFVFATTDVRVILFGVGVLALGGLTFLVWARRGHQWPFVASRPV; this is encoded by the coding sequence GTGACGTCACGCGTGCCTAACGAACCGACCGCAACGGTCCCTCGCGGCGCCGGCATCGAGCCTCCCGCGCCCGGCGAGCACGGCCAGTTACCGAGGCGCTTCGGCCTCGTGAGCGCGACGGCGCTCAACATGACGAACATGATCGGCGTGGGTCCGTTCATCACGATCCCGCTGCTCATGTCGGCGTTAGGTGGCCCACAGGCGATGCTCGGCTGGATCGTCGCGCTCGTGATCGTGATCTGCGACGGGATGGTCTGGAGTGAGCTGGGCGCGGCGATGCCCGGATCGGGAGGCTCGTTTCATTACCTGCGCGAGGCGTTCGGCCGAGCGCGCGTCGGACGGTTGATGGCCTTCCTGTTCGTGTGGCAGTTCGTGCTCAGCGGTCCGCTCGAGATCGCGTCGGGATACATCGGTTTCGCCGACTACGCGAGTTTCATATGGAATGGTCTGACGCGTACCGGCGTCATCGTCCTCGTGTCGGTGATCGGAGTCATCAACGTTGCCCTGCTCTATCGGCGTATTCATTCGATCGTGCGCATTACCGTGTCGCTCTGGGTCGGGACGCTCGTGACCGTCCTCGCCGTGATCGTTACCGGCGCCACGCATTTCAACCCACGCGTCGCCTTCGATTTCCCGCCCGGCGCCTTCACGTTCTCGTTAGGCTTCTTCCTCGGCCTCGGCGCAGCGTCGCGGATTGGCATCTACGACTACCTCGGCTACTACGATGTCTGCTACATCGGCGACGAGGTGCGCGATCCCGGCCGCGTGATCCCGCGATCGATTCTCATCAGCACCGCGGCGGTCGCGCTCATTTATCTCGGCATCAATCTCTCGATCGTCGGCGTCGTCCCGTGGCGCGACTTCGTTCCGGCATCGGCGCACCCCGAGTCCAACTTCGTCGTCTCGGTCTTCATGCAGCGGATCTATGGGTCGCGCGTGGCAACGCTCTTCACGCTGCTGGTTTTGTGGACGGCGTTCGGGTCGGTCTTTGCCCTTCTGCTCGGATACTCACGCATCCCCTTCGCCGCGGCGGAGAGCGGCTATTTCTTCCGCGTGTTTGGCCGGCTGCACCCGACGAAGCAATTTCCGTACGTGTCGCTCCTCGTGCTTGGCGCAATCTCGATCCTCGCTGGTTTCTTTGCGTTAGGCACCGTAATCGACGCGCTGATCGTGACGCGGATCCTCGTGCAGTTCATGGGGCAAGTCGTCGGCTTGATGCTCCTGCGACGCCAGGCGCCGGAGCTGCCGCGTCCCTACCGGATGTGGCTCTATCCGCTGCCGGCACTGGTCGCCCTGCTCGGCTGGATCTTCGTGTTCGCGACGACGGATGTCCGCGTAATTCTGTTCGGTGTGGGCGTCCTCGCGCTGGGCGGATTGACGTTTCTCGTTTGGGCACGGCGCGGACATCAGTGGCCGTTTGTCGCATCGCGACCGGTCTAA
- a CDS encoding amidohydrolase: MTDRQSRREFVSLAALGVAGALTSRRGTGIAALLGAASPDVDLVVLNAKVITMDPGLPRAEAFAIKSGRFVAVGQSADIRGLIRNGTQTYDAKRMTIVPGFIDTHNHAGGTTLLYEVLVGNPFEVEFVAISSIVDKLRVKARETPAGTWVDGYFFDDTKLKDKRPLNIHDLDQVSTEHPVVVHHRGGHTSFYNSKAFELARVTRDAPNPAGGTFDRDENGDLSGRVTDRARSVFNNVGQRPQFTAAQRAQRERNGIEHISKQFVRYGLTSVHHEGGDLAAIQDVHARGELHHRVSYEPNERMVDTMIADGIKTGFGDEWIKFGATSEHTVDGSFSERTMALSTPYAGTQYKGNVTETQDDLNAWVEKVHPAGIQVNCHANGDVAIDMYLTAIERAQQLAPRADARPKITHCTLINDDLVRRIKAVGAVPAMFTTYAYYNSDKFVFYGEELMKRCMAYRTLLDAGVHAAAGSDFSPGPFAPLMGIQGMVTRTGWDGKTWGANQRISVDEAIRVNTMNGAYASHEETLKGSIADGKLADFVVLADDPHTVSPEKIKDIQIVRTVVGGSAAYQA, from the coding sequence ATGACCGATCGACAGAGCCGCAGGGAGTTCGTGAGCCTCGCAGCGTTAGGCGTCGCCGGCGCGTTGACGTCACGTCGTGGGACAGGCATCGCCGCTCTCCTCGGTGCCGCGTCGCCCGACGTGGACCTCGTGGTGCTCAACGCCAAGGTGATCACGATGGACCCTGGGCTACCACGCGCCGAGGCATTCGCGATCAAGTCCGGTCGATTCGTAGCCGTCGGCCAGAGCGCCGATATCCGTGGGCTGATTCGCAATGGCACACAGACCTACGACGCGAAGCGAATGACGATCGTCCCCGGCTTCATCGACACGCACAACCACGCGGGCGGGACGACGCTCCTCTACGAGGTGCTGGTCGGCAATCCCTTCGAGGTCGAGTTTGTCGCCATCTCCAGCATCGTCGACAAACTCCGTGTGAAGGCGCGTGAGACACCGGCTGGTACCTGGGTCGACGGCTATTTCTTCGATGACACGAAGCTCAAGGATAAGCGTCCGCTCAACATCCACGATCTCGATCAGGTCTCGACCGAGCACCCGGTCGTCGTGCACCATCGCGGCGGCCACACCTCGTTCTACAACAGCAAAGCGTTCGAGTTGGCGCGCGTCACGCGAGACGCGCCGAATCCCGCCGGCGGCACCTTCGACCGCGACGAGAATGGTGATCTGAGCGGCCGAGTGACCGATCGCGCCCGGAGCGTCTTTAATAACGTCGGGCAACGGCCGCAATTCACGGCCGCGCAGCGGGCGCAGCGGGAGCGCAACGGCATCGAGCACATCTCGAAGCAGTTCGTTCGCTACGGCCTGACGAGCGTCCACCACGAGGGCGGCGATCTCGCCGCCATCCAGGACGTCCACGCCCGCGGCGAGCTGCACCATCGCGTGAGCTACGAGCCGAACGAGCGCATGGTCGACACGATGATCGCGGACGGGATCAAGACGGGCTTCGGCGACGAGTGGATCAAATTCGGCGCGACGTCGGAGCATACCGTCGACGGATCGTTCTCGGAACGCACGATGGCGCTGAGCACGCCGTACGCCGGGACGCAATACAAGGGCAACGTCACCGAAACACAGGACGACCTGAACGCCTGGGTTGAAAAGGTGCATCCCGCGGGAATCCAGGTGAACTGCCACGCGAATGGCGACGTCGCGATCGACATGTACCTCACGGCGATCGAGCGCGCGCAGCAGCTGGCGCCGCGCGCCGACGCGCGTCCGAAGATCACGCATTGCACGCTGATCAACGACGACCTCGTCCGGCGGATCAAGGCCGTCGGCGCAGTGCCGGCGATGTTCACGACCTACGCGTACTACAACAGCGACAAGTTCGTGTTCTACGGCGAGGAGTTGATGAAACGCTGCATGGCGTATCGCACGTTGCTCGACGCCGGCGTCCACGCCGCGGCCGGCTCCGACTTCAGTCCCGGTCCATTCGCGCCACTCATGGGAATCCAGGGAATGGTCACGCGCACCGGCTGGGACGGCAAGACATGGGGCGCGAATCAGCGCATCAGTGTCGACGAAGCGATCAGGGTCAACACGATGAACGGTGCGTACGCCTCGCATGAGGAAACGCTCAAGGGCTCGATCGCTGATGGCAAGCTCGCAGACTTCGTCGTGCTCGCGGACGATCCGCATACGGTGAGTCCGGAGAAGATCAAGGATATTCAGATCGTGCGGACCGTCGTTGGGGGAAGCGCGGCTTATCAAGCCTGA
- a CDS encoding PP2C family serine/threonine-protein phosphatase — protein sequence MSSTATREATVVQRPTLAEIDAFGVTHPGLVRKTNADQFLVASLHRTLHVHCTSLGGGVGPEETESRGFLLLVADGVGGLAGAEEGSARVVSTVAQHLLHATELCSQMAVEHESEAMNSLRDAVAGAHRALLAATDDEGAPQASTLTMFASFWPRAFVVHVGDSRAYRYRDGNLERLTTDQTFAQMMVQAGALTPAGAEASHLKHILWSAIGSQEVVPEVQVTDVTRRGVVMLCTDGLTTHVSDDEIKAHLAQCTSAEETCHKLVDLALSRGGQDNVTVVIAHVRNGEEGQRH from the coding sequence ATGAGCAGCACCGCGACCCGCGAAGCGACCGTGGTTCAGCGTCCAACGCTTGCCGAGATAGACGCCTTCGGCGTCACGCATCCGGGGCTCGTCCGTAAGACCAATGCCGATCAGTTTCTCGTCGCGAGCCTGCACCGCACGCTCCATGTGCATTGCACGAGCTTGGGCGGCGGCGTCGGTCCTGAGGAAACCGAGTCGCGCGGATTCCTGCTTCTCGTTGCCGACGGCGTCGGTGGGCTCGCCGGCGCCGAGGAAGGCAGCGCGCGCGTCGTGTCCACCGTGGCGCAACATCTCCTGCACGCGACGGAGCTCTGTTCGCAGATGGCGGTCGAGCACGAGAGCGAGGCAATGAACAGCCTCCGCGACGCCGTGGCGGGAGCTCACCGCGCGTTACTCGCCGCGACCGACGACGAGGGGGCGCCCCAAGCGTCGACCCTCACGATGTTCGCGTCATTCTGGCCGCGCGCGTTCGTCGTCCATGTCGGCGACAGCCGCGCCTATCGGTATCGCGACGGCAATCTCGAACGCCTAACGACTGATCAGACCTTCGCCCAGATGATGGTCCAGGCGGGGGCGCTCACGCCCGCCGGAGCCGAAGCGTCGCACCTCAAGCACATTCTGTGGAGTGCGATCGGCAGTCAGGAGGTCGTGCCCGAGGTCCAGGTCACGGACGTCACGCGTCGCGGCGTCGTCATGCTGTGCACCGATGGCCTAACGACCCACGTCTCCGACGACGAGATCAAGGCGCATCTCGCGCAGTGTACGTCGGCCGAGGAGACCTGTCACAAGCTCGTTGATTTGGCGCTCTCGCGAGGTGGGCAGGACAACGTCACGGTGGTGATTGCGCACGTCCGAAATGGTGAGGAGGGTCAGCGCCACTAG
- a CDS encoding oligopeptide transporter, OPT family: MKPKELTIRGLILGALITTVFTAANVYLGLKVGLTFASSIPAAVISMAILSAVKDSTILENNIVQTVASAAGTLSAIIFVLPGLVIVGWWTGFPFWQSFLICLSGGIIGVLFTIPLRRALVTTSDLPYPEGVAAAEVLKVGSGTRGETKDDTGEAREGLIAVILGSIASGGLAIVQGTRIIAGTLTGFFPIGSSASTGYDFAWSLALLGAGHLVGLSVGMAMLTGLIIAWVIAVPILTSMQPAAAGVALATHTLTIWRTQVRFIGAGAIGIAALYTLASLTKPVIGGLVSTLAASRRADTGDDLDRDISPPWIIALTIACLIIAAYLAYTFAKSTVLAGSAFGLTVFAVPFVLLAGFLIAGICGYMAGLIGASNSPISGVGILSIVICASLVIFVVAPTQGTQSALVAFSLFITAIVFACATISNDNLQDLKTGQLVGASPMRQQIALIVGVAAGASVIPSVLNLLAKAYGFAGAANVGVLAPNPLPAPQATLIAALAQGVIGGQLNWTMLGIGAVVGVGLIVLDAALGAMNKLRIPPLAVGIGIYLPMSATFAVVVGATLSHWYDGKAKTMANPGRAERLGTLVASGLIVGESLWGVINAGLIVGLTTDAPIALVPENFGPAPWLGVLGFIGVVAWLYGWMLRRSRQAG, translated from the coding sequence ATGAAACCAAAAGAACTGACGATCCGGGGCTTGATCCTCGGCGCGCTCATCACGACCGTCTTCACCGCCGCCAACGTCTATCTCGGCCTCAAGGTCGGGCTCACCTTCGCGTCGTCAATCCCCGCCGCAGTCATCTCGATGGCGATCCTCAGCGCGGTCAAGGATTCGACGATCCTCGAGAACAACATCGTGCAGACGGTCGCCTCGGCGGCGGGGACACTCTCGGCGATCATCTTCGTGCTACCTGGGCTCGTAATCGTCGGGTGGTGGACAGGGTTCCCGTTCTGGCAATCGTTTCTCATCTGCCTGAGCGGTGGAATCATCGGCGTGCTATTCACGATCCCGCTGCGCCGAGCGCTGGTGACGACCTCGGATCTTCCCTACCCCGAAGGCGTCGCCGCAGCGGAAGTGCTGAAGGTCGGATCGGGCACGCGTGGCGAGACGAAGGACGACACGGGTGAGGCGCGAGAAGGACTGATCGCGGTGATACTCGGCTCGATCGCGTCGGGCGGGCTCGCGATTGTTCAGGGGACACGCATCATCGCCGGGACGCTCACGGGTTTTTTCCCGATCGGAAGCTCCGCGTCGACGGGCTATGATTTCGCTTGGTCGCTCGCGCTCCTCGGTGCGGGGCATCTTGTTGGGCTCTCTGTCGGTATGGCAATGCTCACGGGGTTGATCATCGCCTGGGTCATCGCTGTGCCGATCCTGACGTCGATGCAACCCGCTGCCGCGGGCGTCGCGCTCGCGACGCACACCCTAACGATCTGGCGAACGCAGGTGCGCTTCATCGGCGCCGGCGCGATCGGTATCGCGGCACTCTATACGCTCGCGAGCCTAACGAAGCCGGTGATCGGTGGACTCGTGAGCACGCTCGCGGCGTCGCGACGGGCCGACACGGGTGACGATCTCGATCGCGATATCTCGCCGCCCTGGATCATCGCGCTGACGATCGCGTGCCTGATCATCGCCGCGTACCTCGCTTATACCTTCGCCAAGTCGACGGTGCTCGCCGGCAGCGCGTTCGGACTCACGGTTTTCGCCGTTCCATTCGTGCTGCTTGCCGGTTTTCTCATCGCCGGGATCTGCGGCTACATGGCGGGACTCATCGGGGCGTCGAACAGTCCGATCTCGGGTGTCGGCATTCTGTCGATCGTCATCTGCGCTTCGCTCGTCATTTTCGTCGTCGCGCCGACGCAAGGAACCCAGTCGGCGCTCGTCGCCTTCTCGCTCTTCATCACGGCAATCGTCTTCGCCTGCGCGACGATCTCGAACGACAATTTGCAGGATTTGAAGACGGGCCAGCTCGTCGGCGCGTCGCCGATGCGCCAGCAGATCGCGCTCATCGTCGGTGTCGCCGCGGGCGCGTCGGTGATTCCAAGTGTGCTCAACCTGCTCGCGAAGGCGTATGGGTTCGCCGGGGCGGCGAACGTCGGCGTCCTCGCGCCGAATCCGCTGCCCGCGCCCCAGGCGACGCTGATCGCCGCCCTCGCACAGGGTGTGATCGGGGGTCAGCTCAACTGGACGATGCTCGGCATCGGCGCGGTGGTCGGCGTGGGTCTCATCGTGCTCGACGCGGCGTTAGGCGCGATGAACAAGCTCCGCATCCCACCGCTCGCGGTTGGTATCGGTATCTATCTTCCGATGTCGGCGACGTTCGCGGTGGTGGTGGGAGCGACTCTGTCACACTGGTACGACGGCAAGGCGAAGACGATGGCGAACCCCGGACGGGCCGAGCGGTTGGGCACGCTCGTCGCCTCCGGACTGATCGTGGGCGAGAGCTTGTGGGGAGTGATCAACGCAGGGCTGATCGTCGGCCTTACGACGGACGCGCC